One Pectobacterium colocasium DNA segment encodes these proteins:
- a CDS encoding phage tail protein, producing the protein MRHIQRLFVTSAITTAITVGAFIPQSAMACNDESYTGSVCSFAMSFCPRGWLPANGQTVPINSYQALYSLLGFQFGGNGSTTFGIPDLRGRSAVGTGTGLGLQTVTLGQKIGNPAVNVTVPLPAHNHIAAFTATTSTTTVTVPEKPGTGLTVNGQTITNTHSLTAATSGLLKIAGGSAVAGNASLPTNGAILAKPALGAPNIYNPTATADTTIGPSQTLTGPVSGTITSSISGGTVTGTPTIPSFPITIPTVTGGTVAVNVTGVAQPVVNVATQSPSQGLTVCIMANGLYPPRPD; encoded by the coding sequence ATGAGGCATATTCAGCGTTTATTTGTTACATCAGCAATCACTACCGCTATCACCGTGGGTGCTTTTATTCCTCAAAGTGCCATGGCCTGTAATGACGAATCCTATACTGGCAGCGTATGTTCTTTTGCTATGTCTTTTTGCCCGCGCGGCTGGCTTCCAGCCAACGGTCAGACTGTCCCTATCAATAGCTATCAGGCGTTGTACTCCCTGTTGGGATTCCAGTTCGGCGGTAACGGCTCAACCACCTTCGGGATACCTGATTTGCGTGGACGCTCGGCAGTCGGAACGGGTACCGGGCTCGGGTTACAGACCGTCACCCTCGGGCAGAAAATCGGTAATCCGGCGGTGAATGTTACCGTGCCTTTACCCGCGCATAACCACATCGCGGCCTTTACTGCAACCACCTCTACGACCACAGTTACAGTGCCAGAAAAACCCGGTACCGGCTTAACGGTAAATGGCCAGACCATCACCAATACGCACAGCCTGACGGCAGCGACTTCCGGCCTGCTGAAAATTGCAGGTGGGTCTGCTGTCGCTGGTAACGCATCGCTGCCCACCAATGGCGCGATACTGGCCAAACCCGCATTGGGGGCGCCTAATATTTATAATCCTACGGCGACTGCCGATACTACTATAGGGCCTAGCCAGACGCTTACCGGCCCGGTGAGCGGCACCATTACCTCGTCTATTAGCGGCGGTACGGTAACGGGTACGCCAACGATTCCGTCGTTCCCGATAACGATACCGACAGTCACTGGCGGAACAGTGGCGGTAAACGTAACAGGGGTAGCGCAGCCAGTGGTTAACGTGGCGACCCAGTCGCCTTCGCAAGGGCTGACCGTTTGCATTATGGCTAATGGACTGTATCCACCGCGTCCTGATTGA